TCGCCAAGACAGAAAGTTTATTCCCATATGCATATTATACAGGACTCATATCGACTCAAGAGGCAGCATTCAGTGAAGTAACCGTATCGGAAATGCCGAGAGAGAGTCTGATTCCGTTTGTTGAAAAAGAAAAAGATCAAATCACTTTGCATTGGACTAAACCGAAGCAAGCCTCCTGGTTCAACGTATACCGCACCTATGATGAAGAGGCGAGCTTGATCGATCCGGTATTCAAGGCAGGCACGACTGAACTGGAAGACGGCTCCCCCTGGGAGGAGGTTCTCACAGGTACAAGAGCGAAGCCATTCCAGGACGTCTTACGGTATGGCAGTGTGTATTATAAGGTGCTGGCCGTTCATGACGACGGTTCCCCGCAACCGTTCTCGGCCACTGTTTCCGCTGATGCGGATCCGATTTCGGTGGTGCTGGAGGATGCGAAGAGCTTGCCGGCCTACGACTATACGAAGGCGAGCTTCTATCTGTACCATAAGGAATTGGATCGTATTAAAGCGGAGATGATGAGGCCTGAATTTGAAGAGGCGCAGCTGATTGACGAAATCTACGATGCGAAGAAGCTGCTCGTTTCGGTTCGGACGCTGCTGACGAAAATTCAGATGGATCCATCGATGGCCAGGGCCTCTGAGAAGTTTTGGCAGAATGATAACATCTCCGAGGAACAGAACGCATGGTATTTATTTGATGAAAATCCCGACACGATTGCCCACACCAGGTCTAAAGAGAGCTGGGTTGACGTGGACTTTGGCGCAGGAAACGAAAAAGTGGTGGATACGTTCCGCTACCTGCCGAGGAGGAATGCTACCCACCGAGTCAACGACACCGTCTTCAAGGGTTCGAAAGACGGCGTGAACTGGACTGATCTGCATCGCATTAAAGGGGTAGGCGTATATGAATGGTATTCCGTCATCAATCCAGACAGGACGCCATACCGTTATATTCGCATTTACGACGACCATTTCGGCTTCGTAAACTTTGAAGAAATCGAGTTCCTTAAAATCGGCATTGACAAGACGCTGCTCGCGCACTTGCTGGATGAAGCGGCGGCAGCGCAAGAAGCCGGCATCTATACGGAAGAAAGTTTGCAGTCGGTCGTGCAGCACGCTGCTGCGGCAGCTGCGGTACACGATAACCCGGATGCGACTCAGGAAGAGATTGATATCGCGGATAGCAATCTGCTGGCTGCATTCAAAGGACTGAAATATATTCCGGGCATGCCGGTTCTTCAATCCCTTGCAGACAAGACTGTCATTGCAGAAAACACGCTAACATTCAAGGTTCAAGCAGTCAATGCGGTTACGGATGTCGTATATGGGGTGAACGGTCTGCCCGAAGGAGCATCCTTTGATGCGGCCGCTCAAACGTTCGTCTGGACGCCGGGCAAAGAACAGAGCGGCGTGCATACCGTAACCTTTACTGCGACGGCCGGTGAAATGTCTTCTTCCAAAACGATTAAAATCACAGTCAAAGGACAGCCGGTTATTGGTCCCGATACTACGGTGGAGCTGACGGCAAAGAAGGACTTCAGCTATCAGGTTCCGGCATCCGATCCGACTGGCGAGCAGCTGGTTTACAGCGCCGCGAATTTGCCCGCAGGGGCAGCGTTCAACGCGGCGACCGGCGTATTCAGCTGGAAGCCGGGCCAGGCCGATTACGGCAGCCATTCAGTAACCTTCACCGTGAGCAACGCCAATTATTCGGTCAGCCAGACGGTGGCGTTCAAGGTGAAGCTGGGTATCCTCTCGGCTGAAGGCTATACGAAGGGCAGCTACTACCTTTATCTGAAGGAAGTTGCACGTATCGAAGCGGAGATGGCGAAACCGGGTGCCGACAAGGCGCAGCTTGCCGCTCAGCTTGACCAAGCGGGGAAGTCGCTTGTTCCCGTCCCTCTTTCGCTCTACGCGTTTGAAGGAAATGCGAACAATTCGTACGGCTCGTCCGCATCCGGCGGGGCCGTATTCGGACCTCCGGTTTACACGGAAGGAAAGGTCGGCCAGGCCATCAATCTGAACGGCACGGATAACTACGTCAAACTGCCTTCGACGCATGCTCTAGCCGGGTACAATGAGATCACCCTGGCAACCTGGGTCTACTGGAAGGGCGGCAACCAGTGGCAGCGAATCTTCGACTTCGGCAACAATACGAATCAGTTTATGTTCCTTACGCCGAGATCGGGCAACAATACGCTGCGTTTCGCGATCAAGAACGGCGGCGGCGAACAAATCGTACAAACGTCGCAGCTTGCCGTTAATCAATGGGTTCACGTCGCGGTGACGCTAGGAAGTGGTTCGGCGAAGCTGTATGTGAACGGCGAGCTGAAGGCGACGAATACCAATACGACCATCAAGCCGAGCGATTTTAAGCCGGGCGTCAATTACATTGGCAAAAGCCAGTTTAACGATCCGTTGTTCAATGGGATGATCGACGAATTCCGCGTCTACAACTACGTCCTGAACGCGGACGAGATCAAGGCCACCATGAATAATACGGCGAACTGGATTGACAAAACGTTAATTCCGATCCTGCTGGAAGAAGCAGCGAAGGTCAATGCCGAGCTCTACACAGAGGAGAGCGTACAAGCGCTTCAAGCGGAAGTATCGAATGCACAATCGGTCTACAATAATGCAGCTGCAAACCAGGCCGAGATCGATGCCGCATCCGCAGGGCTGCTTGCCGCACTTAAAGGACTGCAGTGGAAGGATGTAACGGCGTCCGCAGATCCTGCAGCTCCAAACGGCAAGAACGGCTGGTATACGTCATCGGTCACGGTGACACTGTCTCCGGCGGCAATCGCGGAATACAGCCTGGACAAGGGCGTCACCTGGGCTGTCTATAGTGCGAATGTAACCCTGGATCAAGAGGGAACGCATCCGTTTATGTACCGCCGTTCCGTCGAACCGGGAGAAGCTCAAACGCTGGAGATCAAGATCGACCGCAGCGCACCCGTAGTTCAGATAACGGGCGAGTCATCGTACACGGTCGACCAGACGGTGATCATTACATGCAGCGCGACCGATGTCGTCTCGAGTGTATACGGTACGCCATGTACCGCACCGCTGGTTCAAGCGAAGGCGTACACGCTGCCTGCGGGCCAGAACACGATATCGGTTACGGCAGAGGATATGGCAGGCCATCAAACAACGGTCACCCACACCTTTACGGTGACGGTCACGTTTGACAGCTTGAAGACCGTGACGAACACCTTTATGCAAACGACCGGCTATAAGGGTTGGGAAACTGTTGCTAAGTCGTACCATCAAAAACTCGATCAGGCCAAAGCTGCAGCCTCCAGAGGTAAAATAGACGCGGCCAGGAGCATGATGGCCGACTATATCAAACAGGTAACGGACCAAACCGGGAAATATTTCACGCAAGAGCAAGCGGATATTCTGATCCGCTGGGCACAGATCGTGATCTAGCTCAAACGGAATTTCTCGGGTGTCATCTGTCGAAAGCATGACCAGAGGCCCCAATCTCGATTTTGAGGTTAGGGGCCTCTCATCATTAAGCTTTAAGAGCTATGTGGGAGGTTATCAGAAACACAGGTTATGAATGTTCAAAAAAGGAGGAAAATGAAATGGGTTTATCGCAAGTGAGATCGCTTACAAGAAGGTTGTTTCCAGTATCCTTTGTATTACGACAGCCGTTACCTTTACAGGTTTTGGAGGCATTGAATCGGCGAATGCGGCTGTTTCGCCGCTGATTACTTCTTACAAACATTGCCATAACGCTGGCCGATCTGGACAATATGCGCGACCATGTGAGAGCAGGAGACGAGCCGTGGAATACGGCGTTTCTTACGTTTGCCGCCGACCCGCAATCCAGACCGAATCCACGTAAGCAGTTATGTTCTTTATATCAATCATACGCACCAATCCGTACTAAGGGTCATTCATCCGGACCGAAGCAGCCAGGTTCTTACAAGTCAAGCAAGCTTTAATTCATCCGACCCGGCTGTGTGGGCGCTACCGCGACTTCGTACTTCTTGCCTTTAAAGCTGCTTGCATCGCAGCTATATCCGATGCAGCGTTTTGTAAGCCTTCGGTGTCATGCCTGTAATAAGCTTGAATTTATGATAAAAGTACGACTCGCTCTCCATCCCGCATTTTTCACATATGGTTTTGATGCTGTCATCCGTACGTACCAGCAGTTCTTTCGCCAGCATGACTCGCTTGACCACGACATATTCCGTAACGTTCATACCGGTCAGTTGTTTGAACACCCTGGAGAAGTGTGACGGTGTGATCGCAGCCCTTTTGGACAGTGCGGAAAGTGTCATGTTAGGATCGCCGATATTGGTATCCATGTATGATAAGGTTTCCCGCATCCATAAAGGCTCAAGCATTGAATCCCCCTTGGCTGAGGTGCCTGGCAAAGAAATACGGTTTAACGTCAGCAGCAGGTCGCAGACCCGGATTTGAACAGCGGTTTGATAATATGCCATCATTTTACCGAGCTCTTCATGGATGGAAGCAACGAAGGATGTAATAGAAGCACGTTCCGATTGCGGTGTTTCTAATTTGTACTGCTTGTTTCGCCTTGCATTCTCGAGACAGCGGAGAATGGAGCCCTGTTCCCCCAACTCCAGCGGCTGGATCAAGGCTGGGCTGAAGAAGAGGGCGCTCGATGTTACAGGGTTGTATTCGTCGGGAAAAGCGCGGTGTACGGTATTGCCGGGAATGAGAAACAGGTCGCCTTCGTTCATCTCGTAAAAAGTGTGGTTGACCAGCAGAGTACCTTTTCCGGAATATACATAGATGATTTCATGCCAGTCGTGCAGATGGTGGGGAAGTTCCATCTGGGGAGTCTTGGTATCCTTGTAAACAAGGACCACAGGGATTTTATTTCCCTCGCTTAATCTTTTGTGAATTGCTTTCATTTCGAATCCCCTCCTCGACACTATAATTGATGATAGCAAATAAGAGCATAAATACACAATAATCTTATATTTTATTGTTTTATTATGCTGTTATTATTGGGGTAAAGAACGATCACATTTTAATCGTTGAGAGGGAAGGTATATATGAAATACAGGAAGCTCGGGAATACCGGAATGGACGTTTCCATCCTAAGCTTTGGCGCATCGTCGCTTGGATCCGTGTTTCGCGACATTGATGATGCAGAAGGCATCCGCACGGTTCATGAGGCGCTTGACGCCGGGATCAATTATATCGACGTAGCTCCTTACTACGGGTTAACGAAAGCGGAGTCCGTGCTTGGGAAGGCAATCCGGGAAGTTCCGCGCAGCCGCTATTATCTGTCTTCCAAAGCAGGCAGGTATGGACCTGATACCTTCGATTTTTCCGGTCGGCGGATCGTCGCAAGTGTGGAAGAAAGCCTTGCAAGACTTCATACCGATTATCTCGATATTCTATTTCTCCACGATATCGAGTTTGTTGAGCCTGGAATCTTGTATGAGGAGGCTTTCCCCGCACTTGATAGGCTTAAGCGGGAAGGCAAAATCCGCAATACGGGAATCTGCGGCCTGCCGATCCGTCTCTTCGAGACATTCCTCCCTCATGTTCAGGCGGATGCGATAATCTCCTATTGTCACTACTCCCTGAGCGACACAACGCTGCTGAGGCTTCTGCCGCTCATCGAGGAGAAAGGGGTCGGTCTTGTGAATGCATCCCCGCTCTCGATGGGACTGCTAGGCACGCGCGGTACACCGGACTGGCATCCGGCAGGCGATGAAATCAAGCGGATTTGCCGACAGGCTGCGGAGTATTGCGCGGAGCAAGGCGAAGATATTTCCAGACTCGCTATACAATTCTCAACCATGAACGAACGAATTCCAACTACGCTCGTCAGCACGGCCAATCCGGCCAATATTCGCAAGAATGCGGCATGGGTCACGGAGCCGATTGACCATGAATTGCTCCACGAAGTGCTGGGGATATTGGAGCCTATCAAAGATAAAACCTGGTCCAGCGGTATCCAGGCATACAATACTGATATTAATCTTTAGTACCAAAAGGAGAGAATAAAAACTGTGAAAGCTATCGTCTGCGAACAAGTCGGGCAGTTTAAACGGATCGAACTTCCAGAACCGTCCCCCGTTACCGGGGAAGGGATCGTGCGGATCAAACGTATCGGCATTTGTGGAACCGACATTCATGCTTTTAAAGGGAATCAACCCTTCTTCACGTATCCGCGAATTCTTGGACATGAGCTGTCCGGCATCATCGAGTGGATCGGGGACAATGATGCGGGTTTGCATGCCGGTGATCAAGTCAGTATTATTCCTTATCTGCATTGTGGGATCTGCATCGCTTGCAGGAACGGAAAGACGAACTGCTGCACATCCATGCGGGTACTTGGTGTCCATACCGACGGCGGTATGAAGGAGCTGCTCTCCGTGCCGGTTACACATCTGCTGAAGGCCAATTCGCTAACGCTCGATCAGGCTGCAATCGTCGAACCGCTGAGTATCGGGGCCCATGCCGTGCGCAGGTCGGCATTGCAGTCAGGAGAGACTGCATTAGTCATTGGCGGAGGTCCGATCGGTCTTGGCGTCATGGCGATCGCAAAACTTCAAGGCGCCAAGGTAATCGCAATGGATATCGACAAGGAGAGGCTTTCTTTCTGCAAAGCTTGGGCACATGTTGACGGAACGGTACATGCGACGGAAAACCCTGCCTCAACAATCGAAGAACTGACAAACGGGGAATATCCGACCGTTGTGTTCGATGCGACCGGCAATGCCCGCTCCATGTCGGAAGCCGTTCGTTACATGGCACACGGCGGCCGATTGGTTTATGTCGGCCTTGTTAAAGGGGAAATTCCCCTGGACGATCCGGAGTTCCACAAACGGGAGGCCACGCTGCTCGGCAGCAGAAATGCAACACGTGAGGACTTCCTGTACGTGATCGATCTGATCCAGGAAGGCCGACTTCAGACAGATGCTTATATGACGCATAACGCGCCATTCGAACAGATGATGGACAGGTTTCAAGATTGGCTGAATCCGGCATCCAAGGTTATCAAAGCGATCGTTACACTGTAAATGAATCAGGGGGATTTCCATGAAGCTGCAATACAGTTTGCCCGCCGTATACTGGACGGAAGCGCTGCCGGTAGGTAACGGCAGATTGGGAGCGATGGTCTTCGGGGGCGTGGAATGCGAACGCATTCAACTGAATGAAGATACGCTGTGGTCCGGTTATCCGAAAGACGGTACGAATCCGCGGGCTATTCAGGTTTTGCCTGAAGTGCGAAAACAAATTGAGGAAGGCAACTATGCAGAGGCTGACCGGCTCTGCAAAGAAATGATGGGGCCGTATACGCAGTCCTACCTGCCGTTTGGAGATCTGAGGCTCGTGATGGAGCACGGCGACGTGTACAGGGACTATAGAAGGCAGCTGGATTTGGAACGGGGGCTGTCGCTGGTTGAATACTCCATCGGCGATGTTCGTTATTCGCGCGAGGTGTTTGCTTCATTTCCCGA
This is a stretch of genomic DNA from Paenibacillus sp. sptzw28. It encodes these proteins:
- a CDS encoding AraC family transcriptional regulator, yielding MKAIHKRLSEGNKIPVVLVYKDTKTPQMELPHHLHDWHEIIYVYSGKGTLLVNHTFYEMNEGDLFLIPGNTVHRAFPDEYNPVTSSALFFSPALIQPLELGEQGSILRCLENARRNKQYKLETPQSERASITSFVASIHEELGKMMAYYQTAVQIRVCDLLLTLNRISLPGTSAKGDSMLEPLWMRETLSYMDTNIGDPNMTLSALSKRAAITPSHFSRVFKQLTGMNVTEYVVVKRVMLAKELLVRTDDSIKTICEKCGMESESYFYHKFKLITGMTPKAYKTLHRI
- a CDS encoding aldo/keto reductase; translation: MKYRKLGNTGMDVSILSFGASSLGSVFRDIDDAEGIRTVHEALDAGINYIDVAPYYGLTKAESVLGKAIREVPRSRYYLSSKAGRYGPDTFDFSGRRIVASVEESLARLHTDYLDILFLHDIEFVEPGILYEEAFPALDRLKREGKIRNTGICGLPIRLFETFLPHVQADAIISYCHYSLSDTTLLRLLPLIEEKGVGLVNASPLSMGLLGTRGTPDWHPAGDEIKRICRQAAEYCAEQGEDISRLAIQFSTMNERIPTTLVSTANPANIRKNAAWVTEPIDHELLHEVLGILEPIKDKTWSSGIQAYNTDINL
- a CDS encoding zinc-binding alcohol dehydrogenase family protein; the protein is MKAIVCEQVGQFKRIELPEPSPVTGEGIVRIKRIGICGTDIHAFKGNQPFFTYPRILGHELSGIIEWIGDNDAGLHAGDQVSIIPYLHCGICIACRNGKTNCCTSMRVLGVHTDGGMKELLSVPVTHLLKANSLTLDQAAIVEPLSIGAHAVRRSALQSGETALVIGGGPIGLGVMAIAKLQGAKVIAMDIDKERLSFCKAWAHVDGTVHATENPASTIEELTNGEYPTVVFDATGNARSMSEAVRYMAHGGRLVYVGLVKGEIPLDDPEFHKREATLLGSRNATREDFLYVIDLIQEGRLQTDAYMTHNAPFEQMMDRFQDWLNPASKVIKAIVTL